A portion of the Desulfovibrio sp. Huiquan2017 genome contains these proteins:
- a CDS encoding TetR/AcrR family transcriptional regulator, whose protein sequence is MSQKDGGRTTPKQMDGLPKVRETRRMFLLDTAEAVFLKKGYEAATVNDILEAAKLSKGGFYHYFKSKDEVLDALKSRYTRYFLDTVEAKVKAFPANLADKRFHAWIHAYAEAYLATVALHNLVYHSVHAQKTNEDRVAITRQIEQLLEEGVAQGAWTLSFPHLTATIIYSAIHGVMDDAIARDLKNATVLIEQTSDSLRRLLL, encoded by the coding sequence ATGAGCCAGAAAGACGGTGGGCGTACAACGCCCAAGCAGATGGATGGGCTGCCAAAAGTCAGGGAAACACGCCGCATGTTCCTGCTCGACACGGCTGAGGCAGTCTTCTTGAAAAAGGGATACGAAGCTGCAACGGTAAACGATATCCTTGAGGCGGCAAAGCTCTCAAAGGGAGGGTTTTACCATTATTTCAAGTCCAAAGATGAAGTTCTCGACGCGCTCAAGAGTCGCTACACTCGATATTTCCTGGATACTGTCGAAGCAAAAGTCAAAGCCTTTCCCGCCAACCTGGCAGACAAAAGGTTTCATGCCTGGATTCACGCCTATGCGGAGGCATATCTCGCAACAGTCGCTTTACATAATTTGGTCTACCACTCGGTGCATGCCCAAAAGACCAATGAAGACCGCGTTGCAATCACCCGACAGATTGAGCAGTTGTTGGAGGAAGGGGTTGCGCAGGGGGCATGGACGCTTTCTTTCCCCCACCTGACCGCCACAATAATCTACTCGGCAATACACGGCGTTATGGATGACGCCATTGCAAGGGATCTCAAAAATGCAACTGTACTGATTGAACAAACAAGCGACTCGTTACGCCGCTTACTTCTGTAG
- a CDS encoding MFS transporter → MNKKMLALVSAAYLGTFMATLDISIVNVALPAIQQSLNVSMGGMQWIIDAYAVCLAAFLLAAGGLSCRFGMKRVWMLGIAGFVFSSFACSVADSLHLLLLGRGFQGGFAALIIPGALSIIFQSIKDERARSRIVGGWSACTAIALICGPGLGGLLVDTVGWEGIFILNIPIGAITLFLGAWGIREFVAEERLPLDIAGQVLSVLFIGGMVYALIEAGGAGGGLSPLVLATFSISLVLLPVFFFVEKRAVQPLVPFSLFKSSAFSLSNIASFFLGFSYYSSLFFLSLFFQEAQGLTATQAGSRMVPAFAFTAIASFSFGRLSARFSGQKLLVASYLLIGIAMSALGFSIATTPYWYTGLCLCLLGVGSGLAVPATSVSVLNHADSGNLSIASSVMNALRQAGMAFGIAILGSIMNITSLFSAREKLSVAGVEDAVSRAHSLMMGRQPIGQHEIDIYHTATAYGFNWAMFIAGGACLAVGVVLALHGSRCRQD, encoded by the coding sequence ATGAATAAAAAAATGCTAGCACTCGTCTCGGCTGCCTATCTCGGAACATTTATGGCGACTTTGGACATCAGTATCGTAAACGTTGCCCTTCCCGCCATCCAGCAAAGTCTCAACGTATCCATGGGGGGGATGCAATGGATTATTGATGCCTACGCAGTTTGTCTTGCCGCTTTTTTGCTTGCCGCTGGCGGATTAAGTTGCAGGTTCGGCATGAAGCGGGTTTGGATGCTAGGCATAGCGGGTTTTGTTTTTTCTTCATTTGCATGCTCGGTGGCTGACAGTCTCCATCTGTTACTCCTTGGACGAGGTTTCCAGGGGGGCTTTGCGGCTTTGATCATTCCAGGTGCGCTTTCCATTATTTTTCAGTCCATCAAAGATGAGCGGGCGAGATCGCGCATTGTCGGAGGCTGGTCCGCATGCACGGCAATCGCCTTGATCTGCGGACCTGGGCTTGGTGGCCTCCTGGTTGATACTGTCGGGTGGGAGGGAATCTTTATTCTCAATATCCCGATTGGGGCCATTACTCTGTTTCTTGGTGCCTGGGGAATACGCGAATTTGTCGCGGAAGAGCGTCTCCCCCTTGATATCGCCGGGCAAGTATTAAGCGTTTTGTTCATTGGCGGCATGGTTTACGCTCTGATCGAAGCCGGTGGCGCAGGCGGTGGCTTGTCGCCGTTGGTTTTGGCCACTTTTTCAATCTCCCTCGTCTTGTTGCCGGTGTTCTTTTTCGTTGAAAAAAGGGCTGTTCAACCTCTGGTCCCTTTTTCACTTTTCAAGTCTTCGGCATTTTCTTTGTCGAACATCGCGTCTTTTTTCTTGGGATTTTCATACTATAGCAGCCTGTTTTTCTTGTCTCTTTTCTTTCAAGAGGCTCAAGGATTGACCGCGACGCAAGCCGGTAGCCGGATGGTGCCGGCTTTTGCGTTCACCGCCATAGCGTCGTTCTCGTTCGGGAGGCTGAGCGCACGGTTCTCGGGCCAGAAGCTTTTGGTGGCAAGCTATCTTCTGATCGGGATTGCCATGAGTGCGCTCGGGTTCTCAATTGCGACAACGCCATATTGGTATACCGGACTTTGCCTCTGCTTACTCGGAGTTGGAAGTGGGCTTGCTGTTCCGGCGACCAGTGTCAGTGTGCTGAATCATGCGGATAGCGGGAATCTTTCGATCGCATCATCTGTCATGAACGCGCTCAGGCAGGCAGGGATGGCATTCGGCATTGCAATTCTGGGCTCTATAATGAATATCACGTCTCTTTTTTCCGCTAGGGAAAAATTGTCTGTAGCAGGTGTGGAAGACGCTGTCTCGAGGGCTCACTCACTCATGATGGGAAGGCAACCAATTGGACAGCACGAGATTGATATTTATCACACTGCCACAGCATATGGTTTCAATTGGGCCATGTTCATTGCCGGAGGAGCTTGCCTCGCCGTCGGAGTCGTTCTTGCCCTACACGGGAGTCGATGCAGACAAGATTGA
- a CDS encoding SEL1-like repeat protein, producing MRWTWILAVVILLGNVFGAAAQDCGPMEEALRRYDALRFEEAFPDLKCRALQGDREAQFRTGVMCRFGLGVERDDAEAIRWLTAASEQGHMAARFGLAQCLQMGLDMDRSPEEGLREAARLTGECRDGDLNAYANEYLGAVVAVLQRKVVPEINQGQRILDGGKGNREEVQVHFHAAEQWLAWLTHAGPPVSQNANGLLGHVYSQYFLYGLTPLYPDLYSKSERILKGRSRAIDLNQLRRTQGMP from the coding sequence ATGCGTTGGACATGGATTCTTGCGGTTGTGATCCTTCTCGGAAACGTCTTCGGCGCGGCGGCGCAGGACTGCGGTCCCATGGAGGAGGCCCTCCGCCGCTATGACGCCCTTCGATTCGAGGAGGCCTTTCCCGATCTGAAGTGCCGGGCGTTGCAGGGCGACCGGGAGGCGCAGTTCCGCACGGGCGTGATGTGCCGCTTCGGCCTGGGCGTGGAGCGCGACGACGCCGAGGCGATCCGCTGGCTCACAGCCGCCTCGGAGCAGGGCCACATGGCCGCCCGGTTCGGACTGGCCCAATGCCTCCAGATGGGCCTGGACATGGACCGCTCGCCCGAGGAGGGCCTGCGGGAAGCCGCTCGGCTCACCGGGGAATGCCGGGACGGGGACCTCAATGCCTATGCAAACGAGTACCTGGGAGCCGTGGTCGCCGTCCTGCAACGCAAGGTCGTCCCGGAGATCAACCAGGGGCAACGGATCCTGGACGGCGGCAAGGGGAACAGGGAGGAGGTGCAGGTCCACTTCCACGCGGCGGAGCAATGGCTGGCCTGGCTGACCCACGCCGGACCGCCGGTTTCGCAAAACGCCAATGGGCTGCTTGGCCATGTGTATTCGCAATATTTTCTCTATGGCCTGACACCTCTTTATCCGGATTTGTACAGCAAGTCCGAACGGATACTGAAGGGGAGAAGCCGCGCGATCGATTTGAACCAGCTTCGCCGCACGCAGGGAATGCCATAG
- a CDS encoding integrase core domain-containing protein — MNWRQDYNESRPHSSQDNLTPMEFAIHSGQLSGMDGLERRRELTQART; from the coding sequence ATGAACTGGCGACAGGACTACAATGAGAGTCGCCCTCACTCGTCCCAGGACAACCTGACGCCCATGGAGTTCGCCATCCATTCCGGGCAATTGTCCGGAATGGATGGGCTGGAAAGACGCCGGGAACTCACACAAGCCCGGACCTAA
- a CDS encoding GntR family transcriptional regulator: MLSPPKKNKYIEIAEQFIEQVVEGSLSPGDKIASVRETAIRMGVTPNTAANAHAHLRNLGIIRPLHGKGSVVTDDAPSICRAYIETLFTEHEIPIIRQRASLLGLSEQQILELLKSDEAHKEKS, from the coding sequence ATGCTAAGCCCGCCGAAGAAAAACAAATATATAGAAATTGCGGAACAATTCATTGAACAAGTTGTCGAAGGAAGCTTATCGCCCGGGGACAAGATAGCTTCAGTACGGGAGACGGCAATCCGCATGGGGGTCACGCCAAACACGGCGGCAAATGCCCATGCCCATTTGCGGAACTTGGGGATCATCAGACCTCTGCACGGGAAAGGAAGTGTAGTCACCGACGATGCCCCGAGCATCTGTCGCGCATATATTGAAACGTTATTCACCGAACATGAAATCCCTATCATCCGGCAGCGGGCATCCCTACTCGGCCTGTCAGAGCAACAAATTCTGGAACTCTTGAAAAGCGATGAAGCGCATAAGGAGAAAAGCTAA